In one Rhopalosiphum padi isolate XX-2018 chromosome 3, ASM2088224v1, whole genome shotgun sequence genomic region, the following are encoded:
- the LOC132924275 gene encoding dynein regulatory complex protein 9-like, with product MEFQLNRESEILRNQREFQKFRNNLLKVHVKPGKNVAKKFENYIDENKNATSSPEDTDLEAANTLEENEAASETTPVEDTTTAVNTDLATEAKDNNRESQQGVVETVWTSDMIQGNVIDADDDDDDDDDDNDNYNDSQDDHNYDENTLEENELKCEFVSDDLGEYVGTDLRETPSFDYSLDGKDPFAEPRMMGSSTLTVYEAFGAACVLDLWVSRIGMMDAFDGTGMLRQGDCFRPATIVSVTDEESSSDVIETTPHRAKVTKFLAFVQDTLRLTICELWSSGTFNELRLVNESMLNAVREEQQLVADLAYNRDELDVLRTTIKERRKYFNTDKWRIQSDIYNLDKKYKKTLQLIDLETKYVQAWENQCLNENDELLKEEANRLRQPIQQDSTSIARNDVFPKLIASIGPILEKWERMYDIQVGAIDVDTLTLESEEEQMIDSIKEINEVCDLLQITINDFEERKRKYEERMRHEAYINKMATRIQAFWRGTMVRRFLGPYKYLRKLFRKKKSKRNKSKKNKSK from the exons ATGGAGTTTCAGTTAAATCGGGAATCAGAAATTCTCAGGAATCAGAGGGAATTTCAGAAATTtcgaaataatttgttaaaagtgCACGTGAAACCTGGGAAAAACGTCGCGAAGAAATTCGAAAACTATATTGACGAAAACAAAAACGCAACGTCATCGCCTGAAGATACTGATCTAGAGGCTGCGAACACGTTGGAGGAAAATGAAGCCGCGTCAGAAACTACTCCCGTCGAAGACACAACCACCGCTGTAAATACAGACTTGGCCACCGAGGCCAAAGACAACAATAGAGAATCTCAACAAGGCGTAGTGGAGACCGTGTGGACATCAGACATGATCCAGGGCAACGTCATAGACGctgatgatgacgatgacgacgacgacgacgataatgataattataacgaTAGCCAAGATGACCACAACTACGATGAAAATACACTAGAAGAGAATGAACTGAAATGCGAGTT TGTTTCAGATGATCTCGGTGAATACGTCGGAACGGACCTCCGGGAAACGCCATCGTTCGACTACAGCCTTGACGGCAAAGATCCGTTCGCTGAACCACGAATGATGGGCTCGTCGACCCTGACCGTCTACGAGGCGTTTGGAGCGGCGTGCGTGTTGGACTTATGGGTCAGCCGGATCGGCATGATGGACGCGTTTGACGGGACAGGAATGCTGCGCCAAGGGGACTGCTTCCGGCCTGCTACTATCGTCTCCGTCACCGACGAGGAGTCCAGCAGTGATGTTATCGAGACTACGCCGCACCGAGCAAAGGTCACCAAGTTCCTGGCGTTCGTACAGGACACGCTCCGCTTGACCATCTGCGAGCTGTGGTCGAGCGGTACGTTCAACGAGCTGCGCCTGGTCAACGAGTCGATGCTGAACGCGGTGCGCGAGGAACAGCAACTGGTGGCGGATTTGGCGTACAATCGGGATGAGTTGGACGTTCTGCGAACAACGATAAAGGAACGCAGGAAATATTTCAAc actGATAAATGGCGCATTCAATCGGATATATACAATTTGGATAAGAAGTACAAGAAAACTTTGCAACTAATAGATTTAGAAACCAAATATGTACAGGCGTGGGAAAATCAATGTTTGAACGAGAATGACGAGTTACTGAAAGAAGAAGCCAACCGTCTCCGTCAGCCGATACAACAGGATAGCACATCAATAGCGAGAAATGATGTATTCCCCAAATTAATAGCATCTATAGGCCCTATTTTAGAAAAATGGGAACGAATGTATGATATACAAGTCGGCGCTATCGATGTAGATACTTTGACTTTAGAATCCGAAGAAGAACAAATGATTGAttcaataaaagaaataaatgaaGTCTGCGATTTGCTGCAAATCACAATAAATGATTTCGAAGAACGTAAACGTAAATACGAAGAGCGAATGAGGCACGAagcttatattaataaaatggcCACCAGGATACAAGCGTTCTGGAGAGGTACAATGGTTAGGAGATTTTTGGGTCCATATAAATACCTTAGGAAACTATtcaggaaaaaaaaatcaaaaagaaataaatcaaaaaaaaataaatcgaaa